Proteins found in one Desulfovibrio sp. genomic segment:
- a CDS encoding GGDEF domain-containing protein: MSITAFFRTLASRPHWAIHSVWLVVLAVVLCANVVDDYFLLQKNDLRLLLSESSIAVNIVKMELGGITHLLDTVESTVIATWNDDQLADQLQGLMQDNPFVAALAVELNGVPRASTGAIPSASTAVFSRSTARDGIPSVSVSIALKPEFWGYKLAYAFNRADAKVAVYTASGRPLLPFANLDNAENALLAESIANMAPDAAALHTQPLRADGARAMLTLQQAAAPFLVGGPLVVGTIISSENSYAHWHSDLLTQVLIWLAAAVLSTSLLLVEAGRRRLSELSTEKLQSAMRSRDKFISILMDHAPIMVSYWDAERRCHYANRMYRAWFGKSEEEIIGIDVQSLLGEELLARCAPLIDATLRGEPQDFEQERARADGSTGYVLSRYIPDMDGREVRGFFVIASDITELKQTQQNLEKRIEDLYSLATTDALTGLNNRRNLLEKIQFEIERAKRYGLSMVFFMLDIDHFKKINDTYGHDTGDAVLKGLGALLHDTMRTSDHVGRLGGEEFGILLASVVPPQAEVIAERLRRRVEEMVVWHSEKEIRFTVSIGLADLQTNVENPLENMMKRADLALYRAKNGGRNRVCLAENLLPPGAENSEGQGFGV; encoded by the coding sequence ATGAGCATCACGGCCTTTTTCAGAACGCTGGCTTCCCGGCCACACTGGGCCATCCACAGTGTCTGGCTGGTCGTGCTTGCTGTCGTGCTCTGCGCCAATGTGGTGGACGATTATTTTTTACTTCAGAAAAATGATCTGCGCTTGCTGCTCTCTGAAAGCAGCATTGCCGTCAATATTGTCAAAATGGAACTAGGCGGCATCACGCATCTTCTGGACACTGTGGAAAGCACGGTCATTGCCACCTGGAACGATGACCAGCTTGCCGACCAGCTGCAAGGTCTGATGCAGGATAATCCCTTTGTCGCAGCCCTTGCTGTTGAACTCAACGGTGTTCCCCGTGCCTCCACTGGCGCAATCCCTTCTGCGTCCACAGCCGTTTTTTCCCGTTCCACCGCAAGGGATGGAATCCCTTCCGTATCTGTAAGCATTGCCTTGAAACCAGAATTCTGGGGATACAAACTGGCGTATGCGTTCAACCGCGCAGATGCTAAAGTTGCCGTCTATACAGCCTCTGGCCGCCCTTTGCTGCCCTTTGCCAACCTGGACAACGCTGAAAATGCTCTTTTGGCGGAGAGTATTGCAAACATGGCACCCGATGCGGCAGCGTTGCACACCCAGCCCCTACGGGCTGATGGGGCGCGGGCCATGCTTACCTTGCAGCAGGCGGCCGCGCCTTTTCTGGTGGGTGGCCCCCTGGTGGTGGGAACAATCATCAGCAGCGAAAACAGTTATGCCCACTGGCATAGCGACCTGCTCACACAGGTGCTGATATGGCTGGCGGCGGCAGTGCTTTCTACCTCTCTCCTGCTGGTGGAAGCGGGCCGCCGCCGCCTTTCTGAACTCTCCACGGAAAAACTGCAAAGCGCCATGCGCTCCCGGGACAAGTTCATCAGTATCCTGATGGACCACGCGCCCATCATGGTGTCTTATTGGGATGCGGAGAGGCGGTGCCATTACGCCAACAGGATGTACAGGGCATGGTTTGGCAAAAGTGAAGAGGAGATCATCGGCATTGACGTGCAATCCTTGCTGGGCGAGGAACTGCTTGCCAGATGCGCCCCCCTCATTGATGCGACCCTGCGCGGCGAACCGCAGGATTTTGAGCAGGAAAGAGCCAGGGCCGACGGCTCAACAGGCTATGTGCTGTCCCGCTACATACCGGATATGGATGGGCGGGAGGTGCGAGGCTTTTTTGTTATTGCCTCTGACATTACAGAACTCAAGCAGACGCAGCAAAACCTGGAAAAACGCATTGAAGACCTGTATTCGCTGGCGACCACAGACGCGCTTACGGGCTTGAACAACCGCAGGAATCTGCTGGAAAAAATTCAGTTCGAGATTGAAAGGGCCAAACGCTACGGCCTGAGCATGGTCTTCTTTATGCTTGATATTGACCATTTCAAAAAGATTAACGACACGTACGGGCATGACACGGGCGATGCCGTGCTGAAAGGGCTTGGCGCGTTGCTGCACGACACCATGCGTACCTCTGACCATGTGGGACGCCTTGGCGGCGAGGAATTTGGCATCTTGCTGGCCAGTGTTGTCCCCCCGCAGGCAGAAGTCATTGCGGAGCGCTTGCGCAGGCGCGTGGAAGAAATGGTCGTGTGGCACAGCGAAAAGGAAATCCGCTTTACAGTTAGCATTGGTCTGGCGGATTTGCAGACAAACGTGGAAAATCCCCTGGAAAACATGATGAAGCGGGCAGACCTTGCCCTCTACCGGGCCAAGAACGGCGGGCGTAATCGCGTATGCCTTGCGGAAAATTTGTTGCCGCCCGGCGCGGAGAATTCTGAGGGGCAGGGTTTTGGCGTATAA
- the tyrS gene encoding tyrosine--tRNA ligase, translated as MTDIDRQMATIKRGMAELIDENELRKKIARGKPLRIKVGFDPTAPDLHLGHTVVMHKMRHFQELGHHVIFLIGDFTGRIGDPSGRSETRPPLTEEQVLANAETYKKQVFKILDPQKTEVAFNSAWLGKMDATGFIKLASSYTVARMMERDDFEKRFREQRPISIHEFLYPLCQGYDSVALKSDVEMGGTDQKFNLLVGRTLQAHYGIESQCILTLPLLEGTDGVRKMSKSYGNYIGIDEAPSQIFGKVMAISDELMWRYYELLSAKSLEDIAALKASVANGELHPKAAKENLAHEMVARYHSEKDADEAKQGFNAVFAGGGVPDDMPEHQCACGEDSTPPVFLEASGLVKSRGEAKRLMKEGALSIDGERCEDAITPLAAGEYVVKLGKKRFLKLKVR; from the coding sequence ATGACGGATATTGACCGCCAAATGGCCACCATCAAGCGCGGCATGGCCGAGCTGATTGACGAAAATGAACTGCGCAAAAAGATTGCGCGCGGCAAGCCGCTGCGCATCAAGGTGGGCTTTGACCCCACCGCTCCTGACCTGCACCTCGGGCATACGGTCGTTATGCACAAGATGCGCCATTTTCAGGAACTGGGGCACCATGTCATCTTTCTTATTGGCGACTTTACGGGCCGTATAGGCGACCCTTCCGGTCGCTCGGAAACCCGCCCCCCCCTCACAGAGGAACAGGTTCTTGCCAACGCGGAAACCTACAAAAAACAGGTTTTCAAGATTCTCGATCCGCAGAAAACTGAAGTTGCCTTCAACTCGGCATGGCTTGGCAAGATGGACGCCACGGGCTTTATCAAGCTGGCTTCCAGCTACACCGTTGCCCGCATGATGGAACGCGATGATTTTGAAAAACGTTTCCGCGAGCAGCGCCCCATATCCATCCACGAATTTCTGTATCCGTTGTGTCAGGGTTATGACTCTGTCGCCCTCAAGAGCGATGTGGAAATGGGCGGCACTGATCAGAAGTTCAACCTGCTGGTAGGCCGCACCCTCCAGGCGCACTACGGCATAGAAAGCCAGTGCATCCTGACCCTGCCCCTGCTCGAAGGCACCGATGGCGTGCGCAAGATGTCAAAATCTTACGGTAACTACATTGGTATTGACGAAGCCCCTTCCCAGATTTTCGGCAAGGTCATGGCCATCTCTGATGAGCTTATGTGGCGTTACTATGAGCTGCTCTCGGCCAAAAGCCTTGAAGACATTGCAGCCCTCAAGGCTTCCGTGGCCAACGGCGAGCTGCACCCCAAGGCCGCCAAGGAAAATCTTGCCCACGAGATGGTGGCCCGCTACCACAGTGAAAAAGATGCCGATGAAGCAAAGCAGGGCTTTAATGCTGTTTTTGCTGGCGGCGGCGTGCCGGACGACATGCCCGAGCACCAGTGCGCCTGCGGCGAAGACAGCACGCCCCCCGTGTTTCTTGAGGCCTCGGGCCTTGTTAAGAGCCGGGGCGAAGCCAAACGCCTGATGAAAGAAGGCGCACTCTCCATTGACGGAGAACGCTGCGAAGACGCCATCACCCCGCTTGCAGCCGGGGAATATGTGGTCAAGCTCGGCAAAAAACGCTTTCTCAAGCTGAAGGTGCGCTAA